The following DNA comes from Streptomyces sp. NBC_00690.
TGACGGCGTCGGCGAAGGTGGCGGCGGCCTTGGTGCGGGCGTCGGTCAACGCCTGGGCGAGCCCGGAGAGTTCGGCGCGCACCAGATCGCGCTCGACGGTGAGTTCGCCGATCCGGTCGTCGTCACCGTCGAGTTCCGTCAGCCGGGTCGCCCCCTCCTCGGCCCAGGTCAGTACGAGGTCGATGTTCTCGCCGTACTTGCGGGTGAGCGCGGTCAGTGTCGCCCTCCGCTCCTCGACTGCGGCCAGCCTTCGGGGATCGGCGTCCAGCCGGTCGGCGTACCCGGCGAGTTCGCCCGCGACATCGCTGAGCAGGATCGAGATCTCGCCGATCCGGTCGGCGAGGCCGGCGAGCGCCGGATCGTGGGAGCGCACGGTGTCCAGGGCTCGCCCGGCGCCGGCGACGAGGGTGGTGGCGTCGACACCCTCGGGGTCTTCGGGGTTGCCCACGAGTGCGGTGTGCGCGACGGTGGCCGCCGAGGCGAGCGCTTCGGCGTGCCCCAGCCGTTCGGCCTCGGTGGCGAGCTCGCGGTCCTCGCCGGCACGGGGCTCGACCGAGGCGATCTCGTCCAACCCGAAGCGCAGCAGATCCGCTTCCTGGGCCCGTTCACGAGCACGGGTGGTCAGTTCGTCGAGCTCGGTGGAGAGGGCGCGCAGTCGACGGTAGGCGGTGGAGTACTGGGCGAGGGGCTCGCTGACCGCGGCGCCCGCGTAGCGGTCGAGCGCCTCGCGCTGCCGGGACGGACGAAGGAGTCCCTGTTGATCGGTCTGGCCGTGGACGGCGACGAGTTCGTCGGCGAGTTCGGCCAGAACTCCGACGGGCACGGAACGGCCGCCGATGTGGGCGCGGGAGCGCCCCTCGGCCGACACGGTCCTGCTGATGAGGAGGGTGCCCTCGTCGAGTTCGGCGCCGGCTTCCTCCGCACGCAGCGCCGCGGCCCCACCGGGGCGCACCCCGATGCGTCCCTCCACGACCGCGGACTTGGCACCGAGCCGCACCAGTGCGGGGTCTGCCCGTCCGCCGAGCAGCAGCCCGAGACTGGTGACGACCATGGTCTTGCCCGCGCCTGTCTCACCGGTCACCGCGGTGAAGCCGGGCGACAGCTCGACGACAGCGTCGTCGATGACCCCGAGCGACCGTATCCTCATCTCCTCCAACACGGACACGACCATACGAGGTTTCGCCCCGGGGGCGCGACGCGGACCCACCCGACATCGCCCACCACGACCATGTACGAGGGACGCCCAACCTCTAGCACGTCCCCATATGCCCCGATTGCGCCCCGATCCACGTCGAGCACGCCCTCAGACGAACGGGTCATGGCCGCGGGAGCATGGTTGGGGAACCGCGGATCGCTCCCGTCCTCGGACCCGTACGCGGCAGAGGGCGTTCAGCCGCTCGAACTCATCGCGGTCGACGACGCACCGTTCCAGCACATCCGTTCGATGGTGTCCGTCCGGGCGCCGTCGGACCACGAGCTTGACCACCCGGGGCACGGTGGAGATGACGTACGACCCGGAGAACCCGGCATTGGCTGCCCACCCCGGGATCGTGAGCCATGCGCGGTGAACAGCGGCGCTGACGGTCTTCGGCGCCGTGCCCACGGTGTTCTCCGCGGTCGTCGTCGTTGTGCTCCGCATCGAGTGAATCGAGTGAGGAGAGCAGGTCAGTGGGCGGGGGGTGCGCCCCGCCAGCCTGAGGTGGGGAGGGCGAACTTGGCCACCAGACGGTCCGTGAACGACGCGTGGTGAAGGCGCGCCAGTCGAACGGGCACCGCCCCGCGGCGCACCTCGACCCTGGCCCCCGGCGGCAGATCCACGGTTCGGCGCCCGTCGCACCAGAGCACACCGTGCGGGGTGTGGGGCTGCACCTCGACCGCGAGGACCGAGTCGGGTGAGGTGACGAGCGGTTTGGCGAAGAGTGCATGGGCACTGATGGGAACCATCAGCAGCGCTTCCACCTCGGGCCAGACCACCGGGCCGCCGGCGGAGAAGGCGTACGCGGTGGAACCGGTCGGGGTCGCGCACACGATGCCGTCGCAACCGAAAGCGGTCACCGGTCTGCCGTCGATCTCCAGCACGACTTCGAGGATCCGGTCCGGGGACACCTTCTGCACGGCGGCTTCGTTGAGCGCCCAGTCCCGGTGCACTATGTCGCCGTTGCGGTGCACCACGACGTCGACGGTCATCCTCTCCTCGACCTCGTACGCCCTGCTGACGACGCGGTCGACGACCTGGTCGAGGTCGTCGCGTTCGGCTTCGGCGAGGAAGCCGACCCGGCCCAGGTTGACGCCGAGCATGGGGACCCCGGAGGCGCGGGCGAACTCGGCACCGCGCAGCAGGGTGCCGTCGCCGCCCAGGACGATGAGCAGTTCACAACCGTCCAGGGCGTCAGGGGTC
Coding sequences within:
- the recN gene encoding DNA repair protein RecN — its product is MVVSVLEEMRIRSLGVIDDAVVELSPGFTAVTGETGAGKTMVVTSLGLLLGGRADPALVRLGAKSAVVEGRIGVRPGGAAALRAEEAGAELDEGTLLISRTVSAEGRSRAHIGGRSVPVGVLAELADELVAVHGQTDQQGLLRPSRQREALDRYAGAAVSEPLAQYSTAYRRLRALSTELDELTTRARERAQEADLLRFGLDEIASVEPRAGEDRELATEAERLGHAEALASAATVAHTALVGNPEDPEGVDATTLVAGAGRALDTVRSHDPALAGLADRIGEISILLSDVAGELAGYADRLDADPRRLAAVEERRATLTALTRKYGENIDLVLTWAEEGATRLTELDGDDDRIGELTVERDLVRAELSGLAQALTDARTKAAATFADAVTAELASLAMPHARVSFAIRQSETEGGIEVSGRTVTYGPHGADEVELLLAPHPGAPPRPIAKGASGGELSRVMLAVEVVFAGTDPVPTYLFDEVDAGVGGKAAVEIGRRLAKLAKTAQVVVVTHLPQVAAFADRQLLVEKTHDGSVTRSGVTVLEGEDRVRELSRMLAGQEDSQTARAHAEELLAAARGES
- a CDS encoding NAD kinase, whose translation is MTTTAATTQRTVFLLAHTGRPAAIRSAELVVQGLLRNGLSVRVLAVEAADLPLPSAVETFPTATPDALDGCELLIVLGGDGTLLRGAEFARASGVPMLGVNLGRVGFLAEAERDDLDQVVDRVVSRAYEVEERMTVDVVVHRNGDIVHRDWALNEAAVQKVSPDRILEVVLEIDGRPVTAFGCDGIVCATPTGSTAYAFSAGGPVVWPEVEALLMVPISAHALFAKPLVTSPDSVLAVEVQPHTPHGVLWCDGRRTVDLPPGARVEVRRGAVPVRLARLHHASFTDRLVAKFALPTSGWRGAPPAH